A genomic segment from Polyangium mundeleinium encodes:
- a CDS encoding 4Fe-4S dicluster domain-containing protein has protein sequence MAYVIAEPCVATCDTACVKVCPVDCIHGPMKPEEIEFIPPEERPAKLRGLQLYIDPEACICCAACERECPVEAIFDEDDLPPAWEHYKEINARFFQR, from the coding sequence ATGGCGTATGTGATTGCCGAGCCGTGCGTCGCGACGTGTGATACGGCGTGCGTGAAGGTTTGTCCGGTCGATTGCATTCACGGGCCGATGAAGCCCGAGGAGATCGAGTTCATCCCGCCCGAGGAGCGCCCGGCGAAGCTGCGCGGGCTGCAGCTCTACATCGACCCCGAGGCGTGCATCTGCTGCGCGGCTTGTGAACGAGAATGCCCCGTGGAGGCGATCTTCGACGAGGACGATCTCCCGCCGGCGTGGGAGCATTACAAGGAGATCAACGCGCGGTTTTTCCAGCGGTGA
- a CDS encoding sigma-54 interaction domain-containing protein: MSAATPGDPTLELLAALAEVSVHAHTLPTIVTAAAGVLASHLPLRFFEFGHCDPTLSTADALFQGPDAAAPARVHRTLPGSLAQSALADGAPRLVPVPAAERLPDDLSRARAHGAVTLVALPLHAADGPAYALLALGPLTPAFPALTPPLLGALGRLLSVALHHASVLHRVATLSRRAHADSRKLRDELQRAVLPPDVIARSPAMQTLFRDVVPLLARQDTTVLIRGESGTGKEVVAGRIHALSLRAHRPFLKVNCGALPEQLVESTLFGHERGAFTGATQRHEGYFERAHGGTLLLDEVGDLPLAAQVKLLRVLQEGEIERVGGQTPLRVDVRVLAATHRNLEAMVADGRFRADLYYRLDVFPLVVPPLRERPEDIEALVPVILSRLALRVGRIPPRVTSEALARLRAHAWPGNVRELENVLERALLLSPGDTLALPATLGAGKRGPEVSPEPGRVETYEEASRRCIAAALAACGGKLYGPGGAARLLGLKPSTLQSKMKKLGM; this comes from the coding sequence ATGTCCGCTGCGACCCCTGGAGATCCGACCCTCGAGCTGCTCGCCGCGCTCGCGGAGGTCTCGGTCCATGCCCACACGCTTCCGACGATCGTGACCGCCGCGGCGGGCGTGCTCGCGAGCCACCTCCCGCTCCGCTTTTTCGAGTTCGGTCACTGCGATCCCACCCTGTCCACCGCCGACGCCCTGTTCCAAGGGCCCGACGCCGCAGCGCCCGCGCGCGTGCACCGCACCTTGCCCGGATCGCTCGCGCAGAGCGCCCTCGCCGACGGCGCGCCGCGCCTCGTCCCCGTTCCCGCGGCGGAGCGCCTCCCCGACGACCTCTCCCGCGCCCGCGCGCACGGGGCCGTCACGCTCGTGGCCTTGCCCCTCCACGCCGCAGACGGCCCGGCGTACGCCCTCCTCGCCCTCGGCCCATTGACCCCAGCATTCCCCGCACTCACGCCGCCCCTGCTCGGCGCCCTCGGGCGCTTGCTCTCGGTCGCGCTGCACCACGCGTCCGTCCTCCACCGCGTGGCCACGCTCTCCCGCCGCGCCCACGCCGACAGCCGCAAGCTTCGGGACGAGCTCCAGCGCGCTGTGCTCCCGCCGGACGTCATCGCCCGGAGCCCCGCCATGCAGACCCTTTTTCGCGACGTGGTGCCGCTCCTCGCCCGCCAGGACACGACCGTCCTGATTCGCGGCGAATCCGGCACTGGCAAGGAGGTCGTCGCGGGGAGGATCCACGCCCTCTCCCTGCGCGCCCATCGCCCCTTTTTGAAGGTCAATTGCGGCGCATTGCCAGAACAGCTCGTCGAGAGCACGCTCTTCGGCCACGAGCGCGGCGCCTTCACCGGCGCGACGCAGCGGCACGAGGGGTATTTCGAACGAGCCCACGGCGGCACGCTGCTTCTCGACGAGGTCGGCGATCTCCCGCTCGCCGCCCAGGTAAAACTCCTGCGCGTCCTGCAGGAAGGTGAAATCGAGCGCGTCGGCGGCCAAACGCCCCTGCGCGTCGACGTGCGCGTCCTCGCGGCGACGCACCGCAACCTGGAAGCCATGGTCGCCGACGGGCGCTTTCGGGCGGATCTTTATTATCGCCTCGACGTGTTTCCCCTCGTCGTTCCGCCGCTCCGCGAGCGTCCCGAGGACATCGAGGCCTTGGTGCCGGTCATCCTGAGCCGCCTCGCGCTGCGCGTCGGCCGTATCCCGCCGCGGGTCACGTCGGAGGCGCTCGCGCGTCTCCGCGCCCATGCCTGGCCGGGCAATGTGCGCGAGCTGGAAAACGTACTGGAACGAGCCCTTTTGTTATCACCTGGGGACACGCTGGCGCTCCCCGCGACGCTCGGCGCTGGAAAAAGGGGCCCCGAGGTCTCGCCCGAGCCGGGCCGCGTGGAGACGTACGAGGAGGCCTCCCGGCGCTGCATCGCGGCGGCGCTCGCGGCGTGCGGCGGCAAGCTGTATGGGCCCGGCGGCGCGGCCAGGTTGCTCGGGCTCAAGCCGAGCACGCTGCAAAGCAAGATGAAGAAGCTCGGGATGTAG
- a CDS encoding ABC transporter substrate-binding protein, with the protein MPFVAQHRTFAGATLGAMGALVLACASTPAPPPPVVTMAPPRGEEPSAPTDLAPLRIGVYLPLSGAEATFGTETREGIDLAVERVIDSGGIRGRSIELVYADDHSLPRDASKAVLDFSKDPTLVAVLGEVASSRSKVGGIVADKNHVPMLTPASTNPDVTRVGPFVFRACFDDEAQGRAAARYLIQERRHKKIGVLLASDDLYSALLARTFREQAERLGATVFERRILTTATNFTAPLGDLQTQRPDVVYAPLYYNVMQDVFREAGALGFSGRDFFGGDGWDSDTLRKGAGATGAAFTTHWMLDIPSAENRAFVDAYRARYHRDPSSISALGYDAAALLLDAMKRASADTREAVRDALAHTRGFVGVTGTITMREDRNPEKDVFIARIEGGRFRYEGRVRSVPAN; encoded by the coding sequence ATGCCGTTCGTCGCGCAACACCGCACCTTTGCAGGAGCCACCCTCGGGGCCATGGGCGCCCTCGTCCTGGCCTGCGCGTCTACGCCCGCCCCGCCTCCTCCCGTCGTCACGATGGCGCCGCCTCGCGGGGAAGAGCCGAGCGCACCGACGGACCTGGCGCCTTTGCGCATTGGCGTCTATCTCCCTCTCAGCGGCGCGGAGGCGACCTTCGGAACGGAGACGAGAGAAGGCATCGATCTCGCCGTGGAACGCGTGATCGATTCCGGCGGCATTCGCGGCCGCTCGATCGAGCTCGTGTACGCGGACGACCACAGCCTGCCACGGGATGCCTCCAAGGCCGTTCTCGACTTTTCCAAGGATCCCACCCTCGTCGCCGTTCTCGGCGAGGTCGCCTCGTCGCGCAGCAAAGTCGGCGGGATCGTCGCGGACAAGAACCACGTCCCCATGCTGACCCCTGCATCCACGAACCCCGACGTCACCCGGGTCGGTCCGTTCGTGTTTCGTGCATGTTTCGACGACGAGGCGCAGGGCAGGGCGGCCGCGCGGTACCTGATTCAAGAGCGCCGTCACAAGAAAATCGGCGTTTTGTTGGCTTCCGATGATCTTTATAGCGCCTTGCTCGCACGCACGTTCCGCGAGCAGGCAGAGCGGCTCGGCGCCACGGTCTTCGAGCGTAGGATCCTCACGACCGCGACGAATTTCACAGCCCCGCTCGGCGACCTCCAAACGCAACGCCCCGACGTCGTGTACGCGCCCCTGTATTACAATGTCATGCAGGACGTCTTCCGGGAGGCGGGCGCCCTCGGGTTCTCCGGGCGTGACTTCTTCGGCGGAGACGGCTGGGACAGCGACACACTGCGGAAGGGCGCAGGCGCCACGGGCGCCGCGTTCACGACGCACTGGATGCTCGACATCCCCTCGGCGGAAAATCGTGCCTTCGTGGACGCCTACCGCGCTCGATACCACCGGGACCCCTCGAGCATCTCGGCGCTGGGCTACGACGCGGCGGCGCTGCTCCTCGACGCCATGAAGCGCGCCTCCGCCGATACCCGCGAGGCGGTGCGCGACGCGCTCGCCCATACCCGCGGTTTCGTCGGCGTCACGGGGACGATCACGATGCGAGAGGACCGTAACCCCGAGAAGGACGTGTTCATCGCCCGCATCGAGGGCGGGCGGTTCCGGTACGAGGGGCGCGTGCGGTCGGTCCCTGCGAACTGA
- a CDS encoding ATP-binding protein codes for MHDGTSDLNAQVAGSTLREMLGQNGSGLSLLDSLGAIVWLADATELSLSFLNRQASALLGLTGSDVPSPSCVLCRVHRDDRARLRDVCHAVATTGTSRSVDYRIVADGGQLVPLSGHVHAVQAESGDALLALAFVGLVAPGQAPAPRPYGVADEAHEHGSHAEDGKRSVHTAGGPLSVRRTARLSRIEDIIDNIDGIVWEVEADTFCFTYVSAHAEQILGYPVAQWIEEPTFWVDHIHPDDRHWCVALCKEATARGEPHRFEYRMIAADGRVVWLRDYVRVVLDQGRPARLRGVMVDITEWKGVQGELEKTVSLLRTTLDSTADGILVTASDGSTINAYNQQFVEMWRLPLSILEQGSDEQALASVLDQIADPASFHAKVRWLYQSPEEESYDIVAFKDGRLFERYSRPQRLGRDVIGRVWSFRDVSRRFRAEAERDRLLVEERRLRADAERAHGRMAFLAEASRKLAAAPLDMERTLAAVVEHVVPALARWCAIVLPEGIGARGRPTTAATHESPTIDDRLCPLLRRYLPGADDPMGFTQVLCSGEPLLVSTVSDEALRTVARDEAHLALLRALGATPRMLVPLMIQGRAMGVLAMGAKTLGTNFSPEDQALVEELGRRCSTALENMRLYGEVQEALRRKEESLALLDTLFTSAPVGLAFLDRDMRYVRSNRALAVGIHRRSPDEEIGMTPRQAIPELAARVESYIRHVLETGKPLVGVEISARIPADPDHDRHWLASYYPVRTGRGDLLGVGVVVVDLTDQKCAEEVRAKLYQEAQEAIRVRDDFLSIASHELKTPLATLTLRLEQISRRLRDGQPVDKEPLVRALAQVGRLTALTNDLLDVSRIAAGRLTIRAEQVALADLAREAVANAAMGLQKHTIEIVEPFEDLVVVADRSRLAQVLANLLDNAVKYSPSGGTIHVALSKHDGEAVLSVTDPGIGIPKEQQGMLFERYFRARNAPITSYGGLGLGLYICRDIVERHGGRIWTESEVGRGSTFAVALPLEGRPQEEQARPG; via the coding sequence GTGCACGATGGAACGAGCGACTTGAACGCGCAGGTGGCGGGGAGCACGTTGCGCGAGATGCTCGGGCAAAATGGGAGCGGCCTTTCGCTCCTGGACAGCCTCGGGGCGATCGTCTGGCTCGCCGACGCGACGGAGCTGTCGTTGTCCTTCCTGAATCGCCAGGCCAGCGCGCTGCTCGGCCTCACGGGGAGCGATGTGCCGTCCCCTTCGTGCGTCCTCTGCCGGGTTCATCGCGACGATCGGGCGCGCCTCCGCGACGTCTGCCACGCGGTCGCCACGACCGGCACGAGTCGCTCGGTCGATTACCGCATCGTTGCCGACGGCGGGCAGCTCGTCCCCCTGTCGGGCCACGTGCACGCCGTGCAAGCGGAGAGCGGCGACGCGCTCCTGGCGCTCGCCTTCGTGGGGCTCGTCGCTCCCGGACAAGCGCCGGCGCCAAGGCCGTACGGCGTGGCGGACGAGGCCCACGAGCACGGGAGCCACGCCGAGGACGGCAAGCGGTCCGTGCATACGGCCGGCGGGCCTCTCAGCGTCCGGCGCACGGCTCGGTTGAGTCGCATCGAGGACATCATCGACAACATCGACGGCATCGTGTGGGAGGTCGAGGCGGACACGTTCTGTTTCACCTACGTGAGTGCACACGCCGAACAGATCCTCGGATACCCCGTCGCGCAGTGGATCGAGGAGCCGACGTTCTGGGTGGACCACATCCACCCGGACGACCGCCATTGGTGCGTGGCGCTCTGCAAAGAGGCGACGGCCCGAGGGGAGCCCCATCGATTCGAATACAGGATGATCGCCGCGGACGGCCGGGTGGTATGGCTGCGGGACTATGTCCGCGTGGTGCTCGACCAGGGCCGGCCTGCCAGGCTGCGCGGGGTGATGGTCGACATCACCGAGTGGAAGGGCGTGCAGGGGGAGCTCGAAAAAACGGTCTCGCTCCTGCGCACGACCCTCGATTCGACCGCGGATGGGATCCTCGTCACGGCGTCGGACGGATCGACCATCAATGCCTACAACCAGCAGTTCGTGGAGATGTGGCGGCTGCCGCTGTCCATCCTCGAGCAAGGGAGCGACGAGCAGGCCTTGGCCTCCGTCCTCGATCAAATCGCCGATCCGGCCTCGTTCCACGCCAAGGTGCGGTGGCTCTACCAGTCCCCGGAGGAGGAGAGCTACGATATCGTAGCGTTCAAGGACGGTCGCCTCTTCGAGCGTTATTCGCGCCCGCAGCGGCTCGGGCGGGACGTCATCGGCAGGGTTTGGAGCTTCCGCGACGTCTCGCGGCGTTTTCGCGCCGAGGCGGAGCGCGACCGGCTGCTGGTCGAGGAGCGCCGCTTGCGGGCCGACGCGGAGCGCGCGCACGGTCGAATGGCCTTCCTCGCCGAGGCGAGCCGCAAGCTCGCCGCCGCGCCGCTCGACATGGAGCGGACGCTCGCGGCGGTCGTCGAGCACGTGGTCCCGGCGCTGGCCCGGTGGTGCGCGATTGTCCTGCCCGAAGGCATCGGCGCGCGCGGCCGCCCCACGACGGCGGCGACGCACGAGAGTCCGACGATCGACGATCGCCTGTGTCCGCTGCTCCGGCGTTATCTGCCGGGCGCCGACGATCCGATGGGCTTCACGCAGGTGCTTTGCTCGGGCGAGCCCCTCCTCGTGTCGACCGTCTCCGACGAGGCGCTTCGGACCGTCGCGCGTGACGAGGCGCACCTCGCGCTCTTGCGCGCCCTCGGCGCCACGCCGCGAATGCTCGTGCCTCTGATGATCCAGGGGCGCGCGATGGGCGTGCTCGCGATGGGCGCGAAGACCCTCGGCACCAACTTCTCGCCGGAGGATCAAGCCCTCGTCGAGGAGCTCGGCCGGCGGTGCTCCACGGCGCTCGAGAACATGCGACTTTATGGCGAAGTGCAGGAAGCCCTGCGCCGCAAGGAAGAGTCGCTGGCGCTGCTCGACACGTTGTTCACGAGCGCCCCCGTGGGGCTCGCCTTCCTCGACAGGGACATGCGGTATGTCCGGAGCAACCGGGCCCTCGCGGTGGGCATTCATCGACGTTCGCCGGACGAGGAAATCGGAATGACGCCCCGCCAGGCGATTCCGGAGCTCGCCGCGCGCGTCGAGTCTTACATTCGCCACGTCCTCGAGACGGGAAAGCCGCTCGTCGGCGTGGAGATATCGGCCCGGATCCCGGCAGATCCCGACCACGACCGGCACTGGCTCGCGAGTTATTATCCGGTCCGGACCGGGCGGGGCGATCTGCTCGGCGTGGGCGTCGTCGTCGTGGATCTGACCGATCAGAAGTGCGCCGAGGAGGTGCGCGCGAAGCTCTACCAGGAGGCGCAGGAGGCGATCCGCGTGCGGGACGATTTCCTCTCCATCGCGTCCCACGAGCTCAAGACGCCGCTCGCCACGCTGACGTTGCGCCTCGAGCAGATATCCCGCCGCCTCCGCGATGGACAGCCCGTGGACAAGGAGCCGCTCGTCCGCGCGCTCGCGCAGGTCGGCCGGTTGACGGCGCTGACGAACGACCTGCTCGACGTCTCGCGCATCGCGGCCGGCCGGCTCACGATCCGCGCGGAGCAAGTCGCGCTCGCCGACCTCGCCCGCGAGGCGGTGGCGAATGCGGCCATGGGCTTGCAGAAGCACACGATCGAGATCGTCGAGCCCTTCGAGGACCTCGTCGTGGTGGCCGATCGCAGCCGTCTCGCGCAGGTCCTCGCCAACCTCCTCGACAACGCGGTCAAATACTCGCCCTCCGGCGGCACGATTCACGTCGCGCTGTCGAAACACGACGGCGAAGCCGTCCTGTCCGTCACCGATCCCGGCATCGGGATCCCGAAAGAGCAACAGGGGATGCTCTTCGAGCGTTATTTCCGCGCGCGGAACGCGCCCATTACATCGTACGGCGGGCTCGGGCTCGGCCTCTACATCTGCCGCGACATCGTCGAGCGGCACGGCGGGCGCATCTGGACGGAGAGCGAGGTCGGGCGGGGCTCGACGTTCGCGGTCGCGCTCCCGCTCGAAGGTCGCCCGCAAGAAGAGCAGGCGCGTCCTGGTTGA
- a CDS encoding glycoside hydrolase family 19 protein produces MNRNRRRVVATEGSHVTGGDEVYRSEDGPRPCGPATEAGTMKPTSLIEYVPGYQRPRPEAAAPMSGPPGRRVEETPDRFLVPKRFAREGAMLLQKPTVAPARTFTMEPENGGAEAAIRVMPVALFGDDDRVLVSPTDVEPFRAICALRLIGTNGAPNAGTGWLIDSRTVITAGHCVYDCQKMGGWAVSVEVIPALDATRRPFGSVRATRFRTVSAWLMRRSREYDYGAILLDEPVQLEEGFFVPEALSDAALAGILANIAGYPGDRENASRLFFHARELRDTAARLVQYDIDTFKGQSGAPIWVTRPDGRRIVVGIHTSGPKEPIRWNSGLRITADVLENLRRWSEEAATHRRGRLPAPTRGASAPASSAESATLEAGTTAREITGKVVDAAMRPLADVTVTISSQGAPTIATTSTEDGSFSLPMAKPGRHALKAFSSRGATTKTTVTSEQQGPVTLVIESQPEAPTGGTEAGVVKPAAAPTKKPAKKPAKKPAKKPAARAGVTLAELRAIMPRLPVGRARACLPHLNKAMKEAAITTKKRIAAFLAQLAHESGELRHFEELGTGKSYEGRKDLGNVRPGDGPRFKGRGPIQITGRSNYRTAGKALGIDLEKNPKRAARLDVGFRIAGWFWKSRKLNALADRGDFKKITYRINGGYRGLARRRAYYQRALRVLR; encoded by the coding sequence ATGAACAGGAATCGTCGTCGAGTCGTGGCCACCGAGGGAAGCCACGTGACCGGCGGTGACGAGGTTTACCGGAGCGAGGACGGGCCCAGGCCGTGTGGCCCTGCGACCGAGGCGGGCACCATGAAGCCCACGAGCCTGATCGAGTACGTGCCAGGGTACCAGCGGCCAAGGCCGGAGGCCGCCGCGCCCATGTCAGGCCCGCCCGGGAGGCGCGTGGAGGAGACGCCTGACAGGTTCCTCGTGCCCAAGCGGTTCGCACGGGAGGGGGCCATGCTTTTGCAGAAGCCGACGGTCGCGCCGGCGCGGACGTTCACGATGGAGCCGGAGAATGGGGGCGCCGAGGCCGCCATCCGCGTAATGCCGGTCGCCCTATTCGGCGACGATGATCGGGTCCTGGTCTCCCCGACCGACGTGGAACCGTTTCGAGCCATCTGCGCGCTGCGGCTCATCGGCACCAATGGCGCCCCAAACGCCGGTACGGGGTGGCTCATCGATTCGCGCACCGTCATCACGGCGGGGCATTGCGTGTACGACTGCCAGAAGATGGGCGGATGGGCGGTCTCCGTGGAGGTGATCCCGGCGCTCGATGCGACGCGGCGGCCCTTCGGCTCCGTCAGAGCGACCCGGTTCCGAACGGTGTCGGCGTGGCTCATGCGCCGCTCCCGGGAGTACGATTACGGCGCGATCCTCCTCGACGAGCCCGTCCAGCTCGAAGAAGGTTTCTTCGTGCCCGAGGCGCTCTCGGATGCGGCGCTCGCGGGCATCCTCGCCAATATCGCGGGATATCCGGGGGATCGCGAGAATGCCAGCCGCCTTTTCTTCCACGCGCGGGAGCTGCGGGACACCGCCGCCCGTCTCGTCCAGTACGACATCGACACGTTTAAAGGGCAGAGCGGCGCCCCGATATGGGTTACGCGGCCGGACGGGAGGCGCATCGTGGTCGGGATCCACACGAGCGGACCCAAAGAGCCCATCCGCTGGAACTCCGGGCTGCGCATCACGGCCGACGTGCTCGAGAACCTGCGGCGGTGGTCGGAGGAGGCGGCGACGCACCGGCGGGGCAGGTTACCGGCCCCCACCCGGGGAGCCTCGGCTCCCGCGAGCTCGGCGGAGAGCGCGACGCTCGAGGCCGGGACGACGGCCAGGGAGATCACGGGCAAGGTGGTCGACGCGGCAATGCGCCCGCTCGCCGACGTCACGGTCACGATCTCCAGCCAGGGCGCTCCCACGATTGCCACGACCTCGACGGAAGACGGCTCGTTTTCGTTGCCGATGGCAAAGCCCGGGCGTCATGCGCTGAAAGCGTTCTCCAGCCGGGGGGCGACCACCAAGACGACCGTGACGAGCGAGCAGCAGGGCCCTGTCACGCTGGTGATCGAATCGCAGCCCGAGGCCCCGACGGGCGGCACCGAGGCGGGCGTGGTGAAGCCCGCCGCCGCGCCCACGAAAAAGCCCGCGAAAAAGCCCGCGAAGAAGCCTGCGAAGAAGCCTGCGGCGCGGGCCGGGGTCACGCTGGCCGAGCTCAGGGCCATCATGCCTCGACTCCCGGTCGGGCGGGCCCGCGCGTGCTTGCCACACCTCAACAAGGCCATGAAGGAGGCGGCCATCACCACGAAGAAGCGGATCGCCGCGTTCCTCGCGCAACTGGCGCACGAGAGTGGGGAGCTCCGCCATTTCGAGGAGCTCGGCACCGGCAAGTCTTACGAGGGGCGCAAGGATCTCGGAAACGTCCGCCCCGGCGACGGCCCCCGCTTCAAGGGCCGTGGCCCGATCCAGATCACGGGCCGCAGCAATTACCGCACCGCGGGCAAGGCGCTCGGCATCGACCTGGAGAAAAACCCGAAACGCGCAGCCCGCCTCGACGTGGGATTCCGCATTGCAGGGTGGTTCTGGAAGAGCCGCAAGCTGAACGCGCTCGCGGACCGGGGCGACTTCAAGAAGATCACGTACCGGATCAACGGCGGATACAGGGGGCTCGCGCGCCGAAGGGCATACTACCAGCGCGCCCTGCGCGTCCTCCGCTGA
- a CDS encoding M15 family metallopeptidase, which translates to MARTKQNGKSAAGVIKKAAGENVDEILEVGEGVEPVALQVVDDSEGVLPLKDWHEHVEGDREDVLEDVEVGGHETEAVAREKKETPSINGFTVGTRKGIGIKTYRVPGTTVALPVRAIIAPLLIGFAREFHQKVERLRKGWCWGYAARSVRGSKRPSFHWAGIAIDLNAPKHPLGRAGTFNAAQRKTINELIKKYGLRWGGNYRRRKDDMHFEVILPRAEAVALAKRIQKGGAK; encoded by the coding sequence ATGGCCCGGACCAAGCAAAATGGAAAATCTGCGGCTGGGGTCATTAAAAAAGCGGCTGGCGAGAACGTCGACGAAATCCTGGAGGTCGGCGAGGGGGTCGAGCCCGTCGCGCTCCAGGTGGTCGACGATTCCGAGGGGGTTTTGCCGCTCAAGGACTGGCACGAGCATGTCGAGGGCGACCGGGAGGACGTCCTCGAAGACGTGGAGGTCGGCGGACATGAAACCGAAGCCGTGGCGCGGGAGAAGAAGGAGACGCCGTCGATCAATGGCTTCACCGTGGGAACCCGGAAAGGCATCGGGATCAAGACGTATCGTGTCCCGGGCACGACCGTAGCCCTGCCGGTCCGCGCGATCATCGCGCCGCTGCTCATCGGCTTCGCAAGGGAGTTCCACCAGAAGGTGGAGCGGCTGCGCAAGGGGTGGTGCTGGGGGTACGCGGCCCGCAGCGTCCGCGGCTCCAAGCGGCCCTCGTTCCACTGGGCCGGCATCGCCATCGATCTGAACGCGCCGAAGCACCCGCTCGGGCGCGCCGGGACGTTCAACGCGGCCCAGCGCAAGACCATCAACGAGCTCATCAAGAAGTACGGCCTGCGCTGGGGAGGGAATTATCGCCGCCGCAAGGACGACATGCACTTCGAGGTGATCCTGCCCCGCGCGGAGGCGGTGGCGCTCGCGAAACGCATCCAGAAAGGCGGAGCCAAATAA